One Chryseobacterium wanjuense genomic region harbors:
- a CDS encoding FUSC family protein — MNYSAELKKFVTSQYVYSAIRITLATVLPCVVLAHFGILKEYFLFPLGTSFVALTDQPGPFIRRRNALSFAIICFVFVALIASLVMNIKILVFAELIVFGMFFSLIGVYGQRLAAVGSLSLVVLAIFIDGHLTGENILKSLLIFASGCTWFLLIFLIVTTIQPYKLASQMIGENYLQLAEFLKIKANYYQKNPDFDKLTTQVIAKQIGIKNLQEETRETVFKTRTIVNESTTTSRLLMLMFLNSMDLHEKLMTSESDYQKLQESFDDTTILVNIHDYLNLLAEEITNIGISLQIGTRAKPMFNLDTELRNLNHNYFDLRNKRISPDNFEDFMILRQILMRINEITKEINEIYKVFSQNVKLAKSLSTGLDLKKFMPNEEKLNFNVLKNNISLSSSHFRHALRITIALLIGYSFSLFQFLGIGHTYWILITIVAILKPAYSITKQRNLLRLYGTVAGAVIAYGILHYIHTRQALFTILLLSMVMCFSFLKGKYFWAVLFMTIYVFLSFNFLSPGNIDVIFKDRIVDTIVAAVITSLVAYVVLPVWEHTQNLDLMKKSAESNLLYFQSVISKFLEEDYDIEEYKVKRKNAIISLANLSDNFQRMISEPKNQQKKLEVVHQFVATSHLITAYTASLSQYVKDDEKYPEIDADGWSRKIEAEMQKISKLLNGEEINETLNMESRIEPEDSSLEDLILKRRTELIENEGYDLRDPNKISHLTELKNIHDVLELIYDVAKEQRKVIENYKTESQTEALESIPQQS, encoded by the coding sequence ATGAACTATTCGGCGGAGCTCAAAAAATTCGTAACCAGTCAATATGTATATTCTGCGATCAGAATTACACTGGCCACTGTTTTACCCTGTGTCGTTCTCGCCCACTTCGGAATTTTAAAAGAATATTTCCTTTTTCCCCTCGGAACCAGCTTTGTAGCACTCACAGACCAGCCGGGACCATTTATCCGAAGAAGAAATGCATTGTCATTTGCTATTATCTGTTTCGTTTTTGTCGCGCTCATAGCCAGTTTGGTGATGAATATTAAAATTCTGGTCTTTGCAGAACTCATCGTTTTCGGGATGTTTTTCTCTTTAATCGGGGTGTACGGACAAAGATTAGCTGCAGTAGGATCATTATCACTGGTTGTTCTTGCCATCTTTATCGACGGGCATCTGACTGGGGAAAACATTTTAAAAAGCCTTCTGATTTTTGCTTCAGGATGTACTTGGTTTTTATTAATATTTTTAATTGTAACCACCATTCAGCCGTATAAACTGGCGAGCCAGATGATTGGGGAAAATTATCTTCAATTAGCCGAATTTTTAAAAATTAAAGCCAATTATTATCAAAAAAATCCTGACTTTGATAAACTTACAACACAAGTCATCGCAAAACAGATCGGAATAAAAAACCTTCAGGAAGAAACCAGGGAAACCGTTTTTAAAACAAGAACGATCGTTAACGAATCTACGACGACAAGCCGTTTATTAATGCTGATGTTTCTCAATTCAATGGATCTTCATGAAAAGCTGATGACCTCTGAAAGCGACTATCAAAAATTACAGGAAAGTTTTGATGATACTACGATTCTTGTAAATATTCACGATTATCTGAACCTGTTGGCCGAAGAAATCACAAACATCGGAATCTCGCTTCAGATCGGAACGAGAGCAAAACCTATGTTTAACCTTGATACTGAATTAAGAAATTTAAACCATAATTATTTCGACTTAAGAAACAAAAGAATTTCTCCCGACAATTTTGAAGATTTCATGATTTTGCGTCAGATCCTGATGCGTATTAATGAAATTACAAAAGAAATCAACGAGATCTACAAAGTATTTTCACAAAATGTAAAGCTGGCCAAAAGTCTTTCTACCGGGTTGGATTTAAAAAAATTCATGCCGAACGAAGAAAAATTGAATTTTAATGTTTTAAAAAACAATATTTCTCTTTCATCGTCCCATTTTCGCCATGCGTTGAGAATCACCATTGCTCTTTTAATAGGATATTCGTTTTCTTTATTTCAATTTTTGGGAATCGGGCATACCTATTGGATTTTGATCACCATTGTTGCGATTTTGAAGCCCGCCTACTCCATCACAAAACAGCGAAACCTGCTTCGTCTCTACGGAACCGTTGCCGGTGCGGTGATTGCTTACGGAATCCTTCATTATATTCATACACGTCAGGCTTTATTCACCATTCTACTTTTAAGTATGGTGATGTGCTTCAGTTTTCTGAAGGGAAAATATTTTTGGGCGGTCTTATTTATGACGATTTATGTTTTTCTCAGCTTTAATTTTTTAAGCCCTGGAAATATAGACGTGATTTTTAAAGACAGAATTGTCGATACCATCGTAGCTGCGGTGATTACTTCATTAGTGGCCTATGTTGTACTTCCAGTTTGGGAACATACCCAGAATCTGGATTTAATGAAAAAATCGGCGGAATCCAATTTACTGTATTTCCAAAGTGTTATTTCTAAATTTTTAGAAGAAGACTACGACATTGAAGAGTATAAAGTGAAGCGTAAAAACGCCATTATTTCGCTGGCCAACCTTTCCGATAATTTTCAAAGAATGATTTCTGAGCCGAAAAATCAACAGAAAAAACTGGAGGTCGTGCATCAGTTTGTGGCAACTTCACATCTGATTACGGCGTACACCGCTTCTCTTTCACAATATGTAAAAGACGACGAAAAATACCCGGAAATAGATGCAGATGGCTGGAGCCGGAAAATTGAAGCCGAAATGCAGAAAATTTCCAAGCTGTTAAATGGTGAAGAGATCAACGAAACATTGAATATGGAAAGCCGCATCGAGCCGGAAGACTCATCCCTTGAAGATCTGATTCTGAAAAGAAGAACCGAGCTGATAGAAAATGAAGGCTACGATTTGAGAGACCCGAATAAAATCTCACATTTAACGGAGCTTAAAAACATTCACGATGTTTTGGAACTTATTTATGATGTTGCCAAAGAACAGCGAAAAGTGATCGAAAATTATAAAACCGAATCGCAAACTGAAGCTCTGGAATCTATTCCTCAACAATCGTAA
- a CDS encoding BspA family leucine-rich repeat surface protein has product MHKKLISFFFILFLIHFSKAQNEFITIWHPGLPATTPLIVVDAPSQATSNQIWFPGIGENYTITWEEVGYPTHNGTMTDVTSTAQVLIDFGNPINPDPATATYRVKASNGNGVFRQIRFGVPAIITLPDNLFPIWTIYGSADKILEIEQWGNISWESMNSAFSNCRLIQLTATDSPNLSNVTDASFMFHNAHNFLGAPSMQNWDTSHIQNFMFMFAHQGDYPAAIDNFDTPYISTWNTSSAINFNSMFFNRKNFNQPLNTWNTSNATNMGWMFASCLKFNQRLDNWDTSKVTDMSFMFHFIPVFNQPLKSWNTSNVVNFGHMFHGCTSFNYNLDTWDLTKTTSTDTMFSGASSFNQSLASWNLAVLNEASSFLSNSGLSCENYSKSLAGWADNPNTANNVNMGFVIPLQYAANAVNKRNILIGKGWSFNGDVPGSCFLATSEVGLRKKGSIYPNPAQDNIHIESIHDAQSFKILDASGRIVDSGNTDSEMINVSALPKGNYILQIVSRENIENFKFIKK; this is encoded by the coding sequence ATGCATAAAAAATTAATCTCTTTTTTCTTCATTCTATTTCTGATTCATTTTTCGAAAGCCCAGAATGAATTCATCACCATTTGGCACCCGGGACTTCCCGCTACGACGCCCCTTATCGTTGTTGATGCTCCGTCTCAGGCCACATCCAATCAGATCTGGTTTCCGGGAATCGGGGAAAATTATACGATTACCTGGGAAGAAGTCGGTTATCCTACACATAACGGTACAATGACAGATGTAACCTCAACAGCACAGGTGCTTATCGATTTCGGAAATCCCATCAATCCTGATCCTGCGACGGCAACCTACAGAGTAAAAGCGAGTAATGGAAATGGAGTTTTCAGACAGATAAGATTCGGAGTGCCCGCCATTATTACCCTTCCGGATAACCTTTTCCCGATCTGGACCATCTATGGAAGCGCAGATAAAATCCTTGAAATAGAACAATGGGGAAATATCAGCTGGGAATCGATGAACAGCGCCTTCTCCAACTGCCGTCTTATACAGCTTACCGCAACAGATTCACCCAATCTGAGTAATGTTACCGATGCTTCTTTTATGTTTCACAATGCTCATAATTTTTTGGGAGCACCTTCGATGCAGAATTGGGATACCTCTCATATCCAGAACTTCATGTTTATGTTTGCTCATCAGGGTGATTATCCGGCCGCAATTGACAATTTTGATACACCTTATATCTCCACTTGGAATACTTCTTCGGCGATCAACTTCAACAGTATGTTTTTTAACAGGAAAAACTTCAATCAGCCTCTGAACACGTGGAATACATCCAACGCGACAAATATGGGCTGGATGTTTGCCAGTTGTTTAAAATTCAACCAGAGACTCGACAACTGGGACACTTCTAAAGTAACGGATATGTCTTTTATGTTTCATTTCATTCCGGTTTTCAATCAGCCTCTGAAAAGCTGGAATACTTCGAATGTTGTCAATTTCGGGCATATGTTTCATGGATGTACATCCTTTAATTATAATTTAGATACCTGGGATCTTACCAAAACCACGAGTACAGACACCATGTTTTCAGGAGCCAGCAGTTTCAATCAGTCTCTTGCAAGCTGGAACCTGGCCGTCTTGAATGAAGCTTCCAGCTTTTTAAGTAATTCCGGGCTTAGCTGTGAAAATTACAGCAAATCTTTAGCAGGATGGGCAGACAATCCCAATACGGCCAATAATGTTAATATGGGCTTTGTAATTCCTTTGCAGTATGCAGCAAATGCAGTCAATAAAAGGAATATTTTAATAGGAAAAGGTTGGAGCTTCAACGGAGATGTTCCCGGAAGCTGTTTCCTTGCTACTTCTGAGGTTGGTTTGAGAAAAAAAGGATCAATCTATCCAAATCCTGCACAGGATAATATTCACATTGAAAGCATCCATGATGCACAAAGTTTCAAAATACTGGATGCAAGCGGAAGAATTGTAGATAGCGGAAACACTGATTCTGAAATGATTAATGTAAGTGCACTGCCCAAAGGAAATTATATTTTGCAGATTGTTTCCAGGGAAAATATAGAGAATTTTAAATTCATTAAGAAATAA
- the yiaA gene encoding inner membrane protein YiaA: MKKQRVSNAFVAASWVALGAGMIGFIVGLARAEMLLNEKGYYFTILLYGLFAVVSLQKAVRDRLENIQVTDIYYGICWFATLSSIVLLAIGLWNATILPSEKGFYAFAFLLALFGAIAVQKNTRDNMIQE; encoded by the coding sequence ATGAAAAAACAAAGAGTATCAAACGCATTCGTGGCAGCGTCATGGGTTGCTTTGGGAGCTGGAATGATCGGATTTATCGTAGGTCTTGCAAGAGCTGAAATGCTGCTTAATGAAAAAGGATATTATTTTACGATCCTGCTTTATGGCTTATTTGCAGTAGTTTCTTTACAGAAAGCAGTACGTGACAGACTGGAAAATATTCAGGTGACAGACATTTACTACGGGATCTGTTGGTTCGCCACCCTTTCATCGATCGTATTATTGGCGATAGGACTCTGGAATGCAACCATTCTTCCAAGCGAAAAAGGTTTTTATGCTTTTGCCTTTCTGCTGGCTCTTTTTGGCGCAATTGCCGTTCAAAAAAATACAAGAGACAATATGATTCAGGAATAA
- the ahcY gene encoding adenosylhomocysteinase, translated as METTTQYVPYKVKDISLAEWGRKEITLAEAEMPGLMAIREEYGPSQPLKGARIAGCLHMTIQTAVLIETLVALGAEVTWSSCNIFSTQDHAAAAIAAAGIPVYAWKGMNAEEFDWCIEQTLFFGEEKKPLNMILDDGGDLTNMVFDKYPELTKEIKGLSEETTTGVHRLYERMQNGTLVMPAINVNDSVTKSKFDNKYGCRESAVDAVRRATDVMLAGKRVIVCGFGDVGKGTAASFRGAGSIVTVTEIDPICALQAAMEGYEVKKLDTVIENADIIITTTGNFNIVQGSHFKKMKDKTIVCNIGHFDNEIDMAWLNDNYGSTKYEVKPQVDVYNVDGNEIIILAEGRLVNLGCATGHPSFVMSNSFSNQTLAQIELWNHSDKYGNEVYTLPKHLDEKVAALHLKKLGVELETLTDEQAKYIGVDVKGPFKPEYYRY; from the coding sequence ATGGAAACAACAACCCAATACGTTCCTTATAAAGTAAAGGACATCTCCCTTGCAGAATGGGGAAGAAAGGAAATCACTCTTGCAGAGGCTGAAATGCCAGGTTTAATGGCTATCCGTGAAGAATACGGGCCGTCTCAGCCACTAAAAGGTGCAAGAATCGCTGGATGTCTTCACATGACAATCCAAACGGCTGTGCTTATCGAGACATTGGTAGCTTTAGGTGCTGAAGTTACTTGGTCTTCTTGTAATATTTTCTCTACACAAGATCACGCTGCTGCTGCTATTGCTGCTGCAGGAATCCCTGTTTATGCATGGAAAGGAATGAATGCTGAGGAATTTGATTGGTGTATCGAGCAGACTTTATTCTTCGGTGAAGAAAAAAAGCCTCTTAATATGATCCTTGATGACGGTGGTGATTTGACGAACATGGTGTTTGACAAATACCCTGAATTAACAAAAGAAATCAAAGGACTTTCTGAAGAAACAACAACAGGTGTACACAGATTATACGAAAGAATGCAAAACGGTACTTTGGTAATGCCTGCAATCAACGTAAACGATTCTGTAACGAAGTCTAAATTCGACAACAAATACGGATGTAGAGAATCTGCTGTAGATGCAGTAAGAAGAGCTACTGACGTAATGTTGGCAGGAAAAAGAGTGATCGTTTGCGGATTCGGAGACGTAGGTAAAGGTACTGCTGCTTCATTCAGAGGTGCGGGTTCTATCGTTACTGTAACGGAGATCGACCCAATCTGTGCGCTACAGGCTGCAATGGAAGGATATGAAGTGAAAAAACTGGATACTGTAATCGAAAATGCAGATATCATCATCACTACAACTGGTAACTTCAACATTGTACAAGGTTCTCACTTCAAAAAAATGAAGGATAAAACGATCGTTTGTAACATCGGTCACTTCGACAACGAAATCGATATGGCTTGGTTGAACGATAACTATGGTTCTACAAAATATGAAGTAAAACCTCAGGTAGATGTTTACAACGTAGACGGAAACGAAATCATCATCTTGGCAGAAGGAAGACTGGTAAACTTAGGATGTGCTACAGGTCACCCAAGTTTTGTAATGTCAAACTCTTTCTCTAACCAGACTTTGGCTCAGATCGAACTTTGGAATCACTCTGATAAATACGGAAACGAAGTGTACACACTTCCTAAGCATTTGGATGAAAAAGTAGCTGCTCTTCACCTTAAAAAATTAGGGGTAGAACTAGAAACTCTTACTGACGAACAAGCTAAATATATCGGTGTTGATGTAAAAGGTCCTTTCAAACCGGAATATTACAGATACTAA
- the purE gene encoding 5-(carboxyamino)imidazole ribonucleotide mutase: MVGIIMGSQSDLPIMEQAANFLKSLDIPYELTVVSAHRTPERMFDYAKTAQERGLKVIVAGAGGAAHLPGMVASCTTLPVIGVPILSSNSIDGWDSVLSILQMPGGIPVATVALNGALNAGILAAKIIGSGNPQVAEQLQKYQESLKDKVLGTVDDIKAQHPNRYDK, from the coding sequence ATGGTAGGAATTATTATGGGAAGTCAGAGCGACTTACCGATCATGGAACAGGCTGCAAATTTTTTGAAATCTTTAGACATTCCGTATGAATTGACGGTGGTTTCGGCACACAGAACACCGGAAAGAATGTTTGATTATGCTAAAACAGCTCAGGAAAGGGGCTTGAAAGTAATCGTTGCCGGAGCAGGAGGTGCGGCGCATCTTCCGGGGATGGTGGCGAGTTGTACAACATTACCAGTGATCGGGGTTCCGATTTTATCCAGTAATTCTATCGACGGTTGGGATTCTGTCCTTTCAATTCTTCAGATGCCGGGTGGGATTCCGGTAGCTACAGTTGCGCTAAACGGAGCTTTAAATGCAGGAATTTTAGCAGCAAAAATTATCGGAAGCGGAAATCCTCAGGTTGCCGAACAGCTTCAAAAATATCAGGAATCTTTGAAAGATAAAGTATTGGGAACGGTGGATGATATTAAAGCACAGCACCCGAATCGATATGATAAATAA
- the porV gene encoding type IX secretion system outer membrane channel protein PorV yields MNLTTKLLLGIGLSAGFLGYSQDLSLVRPVLTGAPFLRIAPDARAGGMGDQGVVTSPDAFSQFWNAAKYPFSRTSSSVGINYTPYMGKLTNDVFLLYGAFHKFLGQEERSTISASIYYFNMGEVDLTQLVGNEVTSMGTSKPNEFSIDVAYGLKLSDSYSMAVTGRFIRSDLAGGFNTDTTLKPANSFAVDVSGYYTSPRFSSFGGYDGKLNAGFAVQNLGPKLDYTGNEESRSYLPTMARLGVGYDMYLDDVNRVGISVEGSKILVPGSEYVGMDPNTRQPIYEVPNVGPIAGIGKSFKNKNSIMYSGALEYSYDNAFAVRGGYFHESEEQGARQFATAGIGLKYRSFGLDISYLINMSKINTALDNTLRFGLTWNIGDETSNVDY; encoded by the coding sequence ATGAATTTAACTACTAAACTGCTTTTAGGGATCGGGTTAAGTGCTGGCTTTTTAGGCTATTCTCAAGATTTAAGTCTAGTAAGACCTGTGTTAACCGGAGCTCCTTTTTTAAGAATCGCACCAGATGCCAGAGCTGGAGGTATGGGAGACCAAGGTGTAGTTACCTCTCCGGATGCTTTTTCACAATTCTGGAATGCAGCGAAATATCCTTTTAGCAGAACAAGTTCTTCAGTTGGGATCAACTATACTCCTTACATGGGGAAACTTACCAATGATGTGTTTTTGTTGTATGGAGCGTTCCATAAATTCTTAGGGCAGGAAGAAAGATCTACCATCTCTGCGAGTATTTATTACTTCAATATGGGTGAAGTAGACCTGACTCAATTAGTAGGAAATGAAGTAACTTCCATGGGAACTTCAAAGCCAAACGAATTCTCTATCGACGTTGCTTACGGTCTTAAACTTTCTGATTCTTATTCAATGGCCGTTACGGGTAGATTTATCCGTTCAGACTTAGCCGGAGGATTCAACACAGATACGACGCTAAAACCGGCAAACTCTTTTGCAGTAGACGTTTCAGGATACTATACATCTCCTAGATTCTCAAGTTTCGGAGGATATGATGGTAAATTAAACGCAGGTTTCGCAGTTCAGAATCTTGGTCCGAAATTAGATTATACAGGAAACGAAGAATCAAGATCTTATCTTCCTACTATGGCAAGATTAGGGGTTGGTTACGACATGTACCTTGATGATGTAAACAGAGTGGGAATCAGTGTGGAAGGTTCTAAAATCTTAGTACCGGGCTCTGAGTACGTAGGAATGGATCCGAATACAAGACAGCCTATCTACGAAGTTCCAAACGTAGGACCAATTGCAGGTATCGGAAAATCTTTCAAAAATAAAAACTCTATCATGTACAGTGGAGCGTTGGAATATTCTTATGACAATGCATTCGCCGTAAGAGGAGGTTATTTCCACGAAAGTGAAGAGCAGGGAGCAAGACAGTTTGCTACTGCAGGTATCGGATTAAAATACCGTTCTTTCGGACTTGATATTTCTTACCTGATCAATATGTCCAAAATTAATACTGCCTTAGACAACACCCTTCGTTTCGGTCTTACCTGGAACATCGGTGATGAAACATCTAACGTAGATTACTAA
- a CDS encoding 4'-phosphopantetheinyl transferase family protein, whose amino-acid sequence MPLYRDFSDDNATILVWKYDETEDLDINKLLEPENAEKVKDYHPKKLLEVLMVRQMLKGLKPHSKILYKDREPFLSPKDAEISITHSFPFAAIAISKNKIGIDIEKFNPKILRVIDKFTYENERDFIPLDKEVAFYTIIWSVKESMYKIHHSKHWSLKKNYDVRPFELKHLHHIKCRVYDDQNSDEFKARVEFFDDYCFTIVEE is encoded by the coding sequence ATGCCCCTTTATCGCGATTTTTCAGATGACAATGCCACGATTCTCGTATGGAAGTACGATGAAACCGAAGATTTGGATATTAATAAACTTTTAGAACCCGAAAATGCCGAAAAGGTAAAAGACTACCATCCGAAGAAATTGCTGGAGGTATTAATGGTTCGACAGATGCTGAAAGGCTTAAAACCACATTCTAAAATATTATATAAAGACAGGGAACCTTTTTTGTCTCCGAAAGATGCGGAAATTTCCATCACTCATTCTTTTCCCTTTGCGGCGATAGCCATTTCTAAAAATAAGATAGGAATTGATATTGAAAAATTTAATCCTAAAATTTTAAGGGTTATTGATAAATTCACGTATGAAAATGAAAGAGATTTTATTCCGTTGGATAAAGAAGTGGCCTTTTATACGATTATCTGGAGTGTGAAAGAAAGTATGTACAAAATACATCATTCCAAGCACTGGTCGCTGAAAAAAAATTACGATGTAAGACCTTTTGAATTAAAACATCTTCACCACATCAAATGTAGGGTGTACGATGATCAGAATTCGGATGAATTTAAGGCTAGGGTAGAGTTTTTCGACGATTACTGCTTTACGATTGTTGAGGAATAG